The Halomonas sp. 'Soap Lake #6' genomic sequence CAGGGTCACAGGCCAAACGCCCAGTGCTTTTCGGCGTTCGGCAGTGGATAAAGAGATGGGCTAATGGGTATCAATAAACGCCAGAATATCTTGGTAGATAGCTTGATGAAGAGCTTCCCGTGAGCGCCCATTGCCGTCCTGACAGACGATGCCATCACCTGGTACTTCCTCTTCGATTAGCTCAATTGCTCCAGGTTTGCAAAGCTGCATAAAGCTGAAGTGCGCCGCATCCGGATAAACAATGTAGCTTTGCTTACTGGCAGGAATGTATTGCGCCAGAAACCCTGACTCTTCCGCTTGGGGTAAGTCACCAATATCCACGCCTGCAGCGAGAATAAGGGTAGGCGTGGTGAGCGCTTGCAAGCTCTGATGCGATAAGCTGCGTGCCAGCCCCACATCCAACGAGGCAACGCGCTTGATTCGGTGATCTCTAAGGCTTCCTGTGGGCTCGCCTGCTTGTGGTTTGTCTAAACCCAGCTCTGCCATAAGACCACAAACACGCGGGTTCGCCTTGCTTACACATTCTGCCGTTAGCTGGTCACGATCAAACTGCGCGCCAGCTAATAGCATTACCGTCCAACCACCCAGCGAGTGGCCAATGGCTGAAATGTCATCCGTATCGATATACGGTAGCAAGTATGATTCTGTTAATAACCAGTCCAACAAGCGAGACAGGTCGTGAGGTCGTTGCCACCATTGAGCGGCGGCTAGTGGGGAGTTATCAAAACTGGTGGTGCCAGGGTGGTCAAGCGACGCAACGATAAAACCATCTTGGGCCAGCTGGGTGGCCAACCAGTTTTGATTGCGCCAGTTGCCACGATAACCATGTGAAAGCACCACCAACGGGTAGGTTCCCGTAGCTGGGGTGCCTATCCGTATGACATCGGTGCCTAGCAACGCCGGGTTATCAGCCACCCTTTCCTTTGGAAAAATCGTTTGGGAAGGGTACCAAATACTGGTCTTTAACAGGCGGTCACTGTCTGCGTATAAGATAGTTTGGTCAAAGCCCACCGCCGACTGTGCGGCGACCTGGCTCGCCATACACATCAATAATAACAACAAACCCAGCCGTATTTTCATTGCTTCACTCCTCATGGTCATTATCAAGACCATCACTATGAGGAACACGAAGATAGGCAACGACCTGAAACAGGATCGAGGACAAATACAGGAAATGCGACGGTGGTTTCAGCCCTCTGGCTGATACTTATAGCCGACGCCATATACCGAGCGAATAATTTCCAGCTCAGGGAGTGCTTCGTGGATTTTTTTGCGTAGTTTTTTAATGTGGCTGTCCACGGTGCGCTCCGATACAATGCGGTTATCTCGGTACATATGATCCATAAGTTGCTCGCGGCTGAAGATACGCCCCGGCGATTGCATCATTACCCGCAGTAGCTGAAACTCAACCGCCGTCAGGCCTAAGTCGTGGCCGTTGGCTAACGCCTGCCAACCCTCTTCATCCAGTGTAACGGGGGCTTGGCGACTGTTTATAGAGAGTTCAGTCGTTTCATTAACGGCATGGCTACGGCGTAGCACGGCTTTTACACGGGCGACGACCTCGCGGGGGCTAAACGGCTTGCAAATATAGTCATCCGCGCCTAGTTCTAACCCCAGCAGCCGGTCTACCTCTTCTACCTTGGCAGTGACCATAATGATCGGCAGCGTTGGCCACTGTTGGCGAATCTCCCGGCAGAGTGTTAAGCCATCTTTACCCGGCAGCATAACGTCTAACAGCACTAGGGAGGGGGTGTGTTGCGTTAACCAGGGAACGACCTCGTCACCGTTACTAACAATTGTCGTATCGAAGTTGTGGCTAGCCAGGTAGTCGGCCATCAAACGGGCAATTTTGGGTTCATCCTCGACAATGAGTAGCGAGGCATTGTGGATCGAGGTTTGCTCAGTCGTGTCTTGTAAGGACATAGTCAGCTCGCTAAATAGTTAACAGAAGTAAGTAGAGGGAAGCGCAACGTCCACTTTAGGCCGCCAAGCGCCGAAGCACTTGCCTCTAGCGTTCCGCCATGGGCATTGACCAATGCGCTGGCTATGGAAAGCCCTAAACCACTACCGCCGCTGGCGCGGTTACGTGAGCCTTCTACACGGTAAAGGCGTTCGGTTAGCCTGGGAAGCTCGCTGCCAGGGACTCCCGGTGAACTGTCTTGCCATACGATAACA encodes the following:
- a CDS encoding alpha/beta hydrolase family protein gives rise to the protein MKIRLGLLLLLMCMASQVAAQSAVGFDQTILYADSDRLLKTSIWYPSQTIFPKERVADNPALLGTDVIRIGTPATGTYPLVVLSHGYRGNWRNQNWLATQLAQDGFIVASLDHPGTTSFDNSPLAAAQWWQRPHDLSRLLDWLLTESYLLPYIDTDDISAIGHSLGGWTVMLLAGAQFDRDQLTAECVSKANPRVCGLMAELGLDKPQAGEPTGSLRDHRIKRVASLDVGLARSLSHQSLQALTTPTLILAAGVDIGDLPQAEESGFLAQYIPASKQSYIVYPDAAHFSFMQLCKPGAIELIEEEVPGDGIVCQDGNGRSREALHQAIYQDILAFIDTH
- a CDS encoding response regulator; the protein is MSLQDTTEQTSIHNASLLIVEDEPKIARLMADYLASHNFDTTIVSNGDEVVPWLTQHTPSLVLLDVMLPGKDGLTLCREIRQQWPTLPIIMVTAKVEEVDRLLGLELGADDYICKPFSPREVVARVKAVLRRSHAVNETTELSINSRQAPVTLDEEGWQALANGHDLGLTAVEFQLLRVMMQSPGRIFSREQLMDHMYRDNRIVSERTVDSHIKKLRKKIHEALPELEIIRSVYGVGYKYQPEG